The following nucleotide sequence is from Gammaproteobacteria bacterium.
TACTGAAGGTGATATCACCTTAATGTTTCAAGATGCACCGATCGAAGAAGTTGCCATGACGATACTTGGAGACCTACTGGGTCGTGCTTATGTGGTTGATGAACGTGTTAAAGGTTCAGTAAGTCTTAAAACGGGTCGGCCATTAGCGAGAGATTCGTTAATACCTGTAATGGAAAACATTTTAAAAGCAAACAATGCAGTATTAGCTGAAAATGATGGTGTATTTCAAATTCTTCCTGCAAGTGAAGGGTTGAGTAGTGTAGTGACTCCATCTTATGAATTAGATCGCCAAAAAGGCTATCAAGTCATTGTTGTTCCGCTTCGTTATATCTCAGCAACTGAAATGACAAATGTGTTGCGTTCATTGCAAGGTGAAAATGCAATGATTCAATCCGATGAAAGTCGGAATATTTTGCTGGTTTCAGGCACACAAGCTGAACTAAAAAATATGTTAGATACGGTGGAGATATTTGATGTTGATCAATTCAAAGGGATGTCTACTGCAATATTTAGATTAAGTTCTTCTTCTGCAAGCAAAGTAATTCAAGAGCTAAACTCAATCTTTGGACTTAATGGCGAAGAAGGGCAGGCAGGAGTGCTGCGATTTGTAGAAATTGAACGGTTAAATGCAATTCTTGCGATTACGCCGCAACGAAAATATCTTAATACCGTATCGCAATGGGTGGATCGACTAGATCGAGTCGACAATAGTATCGCAAGAACATTACATGTTTATTTTGTGCAAAATTTACGTGCGGGGTACTTGGCACAAATTCTTTCTGAACTATTTGATGCAGATATTTCTACACAAGAAGATGGTAATCAAGCTTCATTAGCACCGGGTTTAGCGGGTTCAACAAGCAGTAGTTCTGGAATTGGTAATTCGGATTATATTAGTGGTGAAGCCGATGGTATAAGTGCAGGTGTGCCCACCGGTGCAGGGGCTTCATTGCCAGGTTCTCTGAGCCCTAATGCAGATCGCTTTGCTTCAACTGATCAAGCTTCTAATGGCGCTAGTAACAGTGGTAATAATAGTGTAATTAAAATAATTGCCGATGAAGAAAATAATGCGCTGGTAGTAAAAGCTACCAAAGAAGAATATCAAGATATTGCTGATGCTATTAAACGTTTAGATATCTCACCATTACAAGTTTTGTTAGAAGCCACTATTGTTGAAGTGGAACTAACTGGAGATTTACAATACGGAACACAATGGTTGTTTAGAAATAATGATATTGATAGTAATACTGGAATAGGTCGTTTAGGGCTTGGAGTGGGGGGTGCTGACGCAACTTTAGCAGGTATAGCTTCAGAAGGTTTTTCATACTCGTTAGTAGATTCGGGCGGCTTGGTGCGTGGCGTGTTAAGCGCTTTGGCTCGCGATAATAAAATGCAAATTCTTTCGTCACCTTCGCTAATGGTGTTGGATAATCATACGGCATCGATAAACGTTGGAGACCAAGTGCCTGTGAGAACATCCGAGTCTACCAATACTGGTACAAGTGATTTGGTGACGAGTACTATTCAGTTTGTAGAAACGGGAGTGACCTTGCAAGTGGCGCCTCGTGTGAGTCAAAGCGGCAATGTGGTGATGGATATTTATCAAAGTATTCGAACTGCAAATGAAACTGAAACATCGGGAATCGATTCACCAACGATAGGGCAACGTGAAGTTAGCACTTCGGTTTCTGTACCGAGTGGTGACACTATTGTTTTGGGAGGTTTGATACAGGATACCAATGGTCAAGGTAACGTTGGTGTTCCAGGATTGCGTAATTTACCAATACTGGGTAGCTTGTTCGGCACTACGACAAACGCGTCTTCGAGAACTGAGCTACTGGTTCTCATCACTCCAACGGCTATTCGTGATGCAGCTGAAGCGAGAGAAGCAACAAATGAATTACGTAAAAAGCTAGATGGTTTAGATATTCCTGAATTGAATAATCCAGAGGCGAAGATTAAAGCGATTGAGCGTGGTGGTGTGCGCTGGTAATTGAAATTGCCCATATATATGATAGATAAAAATAATTACTGGTAATGCACGAAATATGGAGCTTATTCAAGTATATTGAAGCGTTGTCACAACAATAAAAACATAAGACGATAAGCTCATCATAGAACTAGAGCAACTACCCTGAGTTGGGGCAATTTGCCGGGAGGAGGAGTTATTCGAGCGGATAACAGCAAATATTTTACATCCACAGCTAAGCTGCCTTTTATCAAACAAAAGGTCCCGCTTTCAGTTGTTGTATTCCTATTGTCTGCAGTTATAGCCTTACTCTTATGGAGTGGTTGGGAACAGTATTCTCAATTCCATAAATCTCAAATGGATAGCATGTCACAGTCATCTTGGTCTGCGGCAAATGAAATATCAAATTATGTGGAGATGATGCAAAAAAACATAGCTATGTTTGCTGATATCGAAACTAAAATGCTCGAAGATGCTCAACTCAGTAAATCTTCAGAATCAATTGCCATTGGATTGTTAAATCAGCAAATTAACAGTAATTATCCTGATGCCATAAATTTTCTAATTTGGAATCGAGATGGAAAATTAGTGATTGATGCAAAAGGTACCCAGATTAATAAACCCGAAGTGTATGTATTGCCTTCCATTAGTGGTGTGGATGCAGAATATGCTGTACGCATGCATCGAAATTCAGATCAGGATCATTTTAATATTATAGTTCCCTGGAAGTATGAAAATAATTTCATGGGAATATTTGGCGTAAGTTTTCCATCTGAATTAGTTCAGCCTTTACTCTATAAACATCAAAATATTAATTATCAACTTGTCCTATGGCGCCAAGACTCTCCTGGTTTTGTAGAGTTAGCAGCACCAAATTCGGACTTGGATTTGGTTAATGATGTCTATCTTGAGCCTGAAGATATGCAGCGAGTAGGTGCAGTGGCCTCTATTGGTGGCACTCAATGGGATGTGGTGTCCTTGCATAATCACACTTTGTTTTCTGACGAGTTAAGAAAAATAGTGGTTAGTAGCTTGTTAAAATTTTTAGCAATTCTCATAGTAGTTATAATTGCAGCCAAGCTTTATCAAAGGGAAACGCGACGTCGTTATGAGGCAAATGAAAAAATACGCAAAACCCAAGAACGATTGCAGCTTGCATTAGAGAGTACTCAGGACGGTGTGTGGGAAATAGACTTAGGTAGAGATGAAAATTTCTTCGACGAACGATGGTGTGAATTAGTGGGTTATGCAAGTGAAGAGTTGCAGAATGGTAAGCAGCCGCGGAATAGGATGATTCATGAAGACGATATAGCCAGCGCAAAACAATCATTTGATTTACATCTATCAGGGGATGCAGATTTTTACGAACATGAGCACCGAATTAAGCATAAGTCTGGCAATTGGATTTGGGTGCATGATCGTGGTCGAATTTTAGATAGAGACGAAAACGGCACACCATTGCGAGTGATTGGAACTACTGCTGATATTACCGAGAGAAAGCATGCTGAGTTAGCGCTCAAGAAAAATGATGAAGCTTTGCACTTTTTCTATTCAATAGTTTCAGTTGAAGGGAGTTCGCTGCACACGCAGATTCAATGTTTATTGGCAGGTGGCTGTAAACACTTGGGCATGAAATGTGGCATTTTTTCATATATTGAAGGTGAGCGTTACACAGTGATGCAAGTGCATACTGAATCGCCTACTTACCAGGTTCAAGGCGGTGATAAGTTTGAACTTGGTCTTACATATTGTCAGTTAACGATTGAATCTCGAGATGCATTGGGTTTTGCGCATGCAAAAACAACAGAGGTTGCACATCATCCAGCATATGCGGCGCTAAAGCTTGAGGCGTATATTGGTGCAGCAGTGTATTTAGACAATAATCCTTACGGTACGTTAAATTTTACTAGTTTACAGCCGCGCGCCAATGAGTTTAACGATACAGAGAAAAAATTTGTGCAAATGATGTCTGAATGGATATCAAATAAGCTGCAAAGCCAGTTTGCCGAACAAAGACAAAAAGAGGCTGATCAAACTCTTGCGCTGCATTTGGAAAATTCGCCAACTGCAATAGTGGAGTGGGATGAAAATGGTGTTATTGAGCGTTGGTCACATCAAGCAGAACAAATATTAGGGTGGAGTGATGAGGAGGTTGTTGGAAAAATGCCATCTAACTGGTCCGTGAAGCATCCGAGTCATCCTGAAATGCTTATTGAGCTGCAGACATACATGCAAAATAGAAATGCAACCTCTAATCAATTTGGATTAACGATACAAGATGCATCAGGTAAATTAAAACATACAGAATGGGCCGCTACGCAATCATCGGATTTATTTAATGTAAAAGTTAGCTATATGGCACTTGTGCATGATGTAACTGAGCGTGTTGAAATGCAGCAAAATCTGTTGCGAAGTCAAACTAGGTTGCAAGACTTATATGAAAATGCACCTGACATGTATTTTTCTGTAGATGCAAATGGAACTATTCAATCCGTTAATCAATTTTGCGCAGATTATCTTGGGTATACAAAAGATGAGTTATTAAATAAGCCTATTTGGAATTTGATGCATGAGAATGATATTAGACGGGCTAATCGGCACTTTAATGTTGTATTTGAGGATCAAATTAATGAGTTTGAGATGGAGATACGCATGCTTACACGAGAAGGTGTGCTTATTAATACCCATCATAGACTGCGGGTCATTGAGGCACAAAAAGGTGTGCCGCGGGAGTTAAGAATTCTTTGTAGAGATGTTACACAACGATCTACTAGTCAGAGAGAAAGGCTTGACCATATAAAAGTACAGCGTGACGAGGTTAGCCGTGAAATGCGCCATAGAATCAAGAATAATTTACAAGCCATTGTTGGCTTGTTAAAAGTAAATTTAGATGCTTATCCAGAATTGCGCAATGTTCTAGTCACTTCAATTAATCAAGTTGACACCATTTCAATTGTAAATAACTTGATGATTGACTCAGCGCATAGATTGGTCAATGTCGTCGAGTTAATTAAACAAATCACCCAAGCCTCAAGTAAATTATTTTCTCAAGAGGTATCTTTTGAAGTGCTCTGTGACGATTCCGATCACTTAGAATTTTGGGAGGAAGAAACGGTTGCGGTTTCTTTGATCATTTCAGAATTGATTACCAATGCGATGAAACATCGTTCATCTTATGCAGTGGATTCAGATGGAGTGCGCATCATAATTGATAATGAAGAATCGAAATTAATAATTCAGGTAGCCAATAAAATTAATTATGCTGCTGGTGAATTTTTCAGTTTCGAGGAAAGCTTAAACAGTGGTGGAGTGGGCATGGGAATGATTCAGTCTTTGATGCCACCTGAGGGGGCAGAGCTTGAATATGAGCAAGAAGGTGATTACGTAAAAGCAACCCTTACTTTGCATCCGCCAGTGATACTCAATATGTATGCGTCAGAAATGAATGTATTAGAAGCCGTGTCATAAATTTCAGTGTTTATTTTAAGTTTGGAGTTGTAAAGCGTGGCAAAAGCACAAATATTACTCGCGGATGATGACCGCGTTATACGTGTAACGCTAGCGAAGAGTTTGCGTCAGTATGACTTTGATGTGCTGGGAGCCAGTAGTGGCAATGAAGCGGTTGAGATGGGTTGTGAAATGAAACCGGATCTTGTCATAATGGACTTTCAAATGCCTGATATTACAGGTGTGGAGGCAGCACTCCTGCTTAGAGAGAAGGCTGATGTGTCGTGTATTTTTCTTTCCGCTTATTCAGATGAAGAATTTGTAGCCAAGGCTGCAGAAGCGGGTGCATTGGGTTATTTAGTGAAGCCTATCGATGTGCAACAAGTATTGCCATCCATTGAGTCGGCCTTACAGCGTGCCGCTGAAATCAGAGAGCTTAAGCAAACCGAATCACAGTTAAGCACAGCCTTACAACAAGGTCGTGAAACCAGTATTGCCATTGGTATATTAATGGCGCGATACAATATTAGCTCAGAACAAGCATTTGAAATGTTACGTTCAGAATCTCGTAATCAGCGCAAAAAAGTAGGCTTAATAGCCGCTGAATTAGTGAAGTCGGTAGACAATGTAAATCGTTTTACCGGCGATATGTTTGATCGCACAAACACTAAGCCCAATTAGGCTGAAATGGGTCAAAGTTTAAGTAGTTTAATAATTACTCATGTAACTCACTAAAACTACGTAAGTTATGCTAAATTGAATTTTTATTCAATCTAAAAAACCTTACTAGTGCTTGATTTGACTACATAATTAGCCTATAAAGTCTCAATAATTATAAGAATTTTGATGGGCATTTTAGCCCACTAAAAACACTCCAGGACCTAAACAACGTCCTAACACTGGCTCGTACATACCGAGCTGCCAAACGTCCAAAATCACGACGTTTACATTTCACTCCAGGCCTTGTACCTGCCTGATCACAATCTATGAATTTAAGATTTGTTTGCTGTGCGTTTGCGTGCAGTTGCAAAACGAAATTTAGTTAGATTGGGTTGAGGCAAAAATATTCTCAATCTACGCGAACCTAAATTTCAGACACTGAGACATAAACTTCTTTAAAGAAGTTATTTTGTAATTAGTTTTTTTAAACCAAATGGTTTATTGGCTGCAAAAGTATGTTTCTTAATGTTAAGACTACTAGGAGGGAGGATATGAAAATATCTAAATCAATTATGCTATCGATGGTAGCGGCGCTGTTAACAGTTCCGTTTACCAATGCGATGGCTGAAGATAGTGGCTGCGATTATGATCTTCGCAAAGGCGCTGTCTATGTAAATGAAAATCGCACAAAGCGCGATGAAGATGGTAATGCTCAGCAAAACCGTTTAATCGTTTTAGCTCGTGGAGATGGCGGAGCACTTACAGAAGTGCAACGTGTTGAGTCAGGTGGTTATGGTAACGATGATGGTATCGTAACTTCTGGTCAATTCTCTGTAATCGTGCAGAAATTTAGAAATCGTCAATATGCAATGATGATCAATGCAGGTTTTGATCCAGATGCTGGTGGCAACTTAGATGGCTCAGTTTCTGCTTTCCGTGTTAACAAATGTGGTGTAAGACTTACAGACACTGCTTCTACTAAAGGTCAAGAGCCTCGTTCAGTATCACGTGATTCACGTCGAGTAATTGGTTTCAATCGTGACTTAGTAGGTGTTGTAAATGCGGGTTCTGGTGAAGTTGAATTCAACGGTTGCCCAGGTTTACCTGAAGGCTTCTTAACACCAGTAGGTTCAACTTGTGGCCCACGCCCTGTAATTGAAGACTTTGAAGGCACTTCATACATTATTTACCGTTTCAACAACCGTCGTGGAACTTTCCGCCAAATAGCGAAAGGTGATACTCGTGATGAGAATGGTGATCCAGCACAGATGAGCTTTATCAATGAAGGTCGTCAAATGGTTATTTCGCAGCGTAATACATTCTTTGCATTAGGTAATGGCACAGAAGATGACATCATCGAAGTGGTTAAGCTGCGTTTAAATGGTAAACCAATGCGTGATCGTTCTAGTTGGGCAAATAGCCTAGCTAAGCTTTTAGGTTACAACGTTGATGGTGCGAACCCTGATTCAATTGCGCCTCGCTTTGCTAACCCTGTTACAAGTGAAACTTCTGGTAATGACAACTTCGGTTTCTCAGTACTCCCAGTTGCAGGTGAAGACTTCAATGACTGTGTTGTGATGACTCATGGTAGTTTCCAACAACGTGGCCAGGGCGGTACTTCACAATTCACCATCAATAAGTTTGGTTCGAAAGTACGTGTTCAACCTAACAAGCCAGACCTTGGTGATGATACTTGCTGGACGCAGATTTCAACTCGTACCAGCACGGTATATTCTCAAGCATTCTTCAACTCTGGTATTTCGATCCGCAAAATGGATCTAACTACTTGTATTATGGAAGATGGTGGTCCACCGGTGATTGCTCCGGATGGCGTACCACAATTCTCTGGCTTAGTTGAAAACTTCCGTCATAGAATCAATAGCAGTCCTGCAAATGATGCAAATTTTGGTTTGAATCCAACGGATCAAAGTGATTTCTTGTATCAAGCCGGTGGTTTAGATATGGCCTTAACACAAGGTCCAGCTAATAAGACAGAGTATTTATATGCATTGAATACTCCTGTGCCATTTGCGGGTATTCCTGATCCTGATGGTGGTCCAACCACTGTTCAAAACAGTTCAGGTGATTTTCTTTGGATCCCTGGTGGCCCAACTACCATCGCAATTTATCGTGTAATCGAAGATTGTGAAGGCGAAGACACCATTTGGGACAAGCTTAATGCTGATGGCACTGATGCTGGTGTCGATGATTGCCGCCCTGGTGACTTACAGTTCGTAGGTCGTTACGCGCCTGGTGATATCTCAAGCAGTGGATTTGGTATCGCTGCAATGTAGTAAAACTTTTTAGGATTATAGATCCTAATAAGTTCTCTTAGTGGTCAAGAGCAGCTAACTAAGGTTAGCTGCTCTACATTAAGAAATTAAACAAAAAGTTTTATCTAGTTAACTATTAACTAGGGAGTACAAATCGTTTTTATTGATGTTGTTTGAGGACAGATTGGAAAAGCTCCGAGAAAACGCGCTTTTTAGTACATCAATAAAAATATACATATAGCTGTTTAACGAATCCTTTGCCTAGAACATGCACGGATATGTGTTAAACCAAATTTTAAATTTGGGAGGAAAAAGTGAAACAGCACTTTACTAAAGTATTATTAGCGTCAATGCTATTGATAATTGCGCCTCTTGCGAGTGCAATTGTTACAGCTGAAGATGCAATTCCTGATGAAATTCAGGCCCTCTTACCATCTGATGATGGAAGTTCTGATGCTGCTTCTCAAGAAGCAGAGTTCTTGGCAGAATTTGCAGAAGATGATGATAGCGGTGTAGCCCTTTCTAACGCTGATGTTGAAGTCGTGATCATGTCTGATGATGATGGTGATGCATCAGGTTCTAACAACTCTAACAGTGACTCTAGCAATAATGCTGGCGGTTCCGCTGGTAGTTCTGGTTCTGCTGGTAGCTCAGCTGCTAGCAACGGCATCCAAGTGGCTGCTCTAGACGGTATCCCACAAGATATTCTTGATCTTTTGCAAGAACTATTTGGTGACGGTGACGGTGGAGATGATGGTGACGCGGGTAATGGTGGCGACGAAGGTGATGACGGCGAAGAATCCGGAATTAGCAACGTAATCACTGATGAGCTTGTTTGGCAGTATGATGAAACTGCATTCAGTTCAGACTTTTATGACCGCAATGGAAACGGTCCAGCGTTAAGAACCACCATTACTCAAGCTAGTCTTCCTAGTATGAGTCTTACGGATATCCGTAGGCAAGGTGCACTGATGTATACCACTCCTTTCCGTCATGCAGACGGTCATGGTGATGGACCGGGTATTAACCCTAATGACCCCACTACTGAAAATGGTTCAGGAGATGGAGATGGAATCTTAGGTAATACGGGTCGTCCAACCTTACAAGGTAATGGAACATGGTTACGCATGAATGGTCTGGATACGCAAACGTGTCAAGAATGTCATGGAATAATCAATAACTCGGTCATTCCACCAATTCTTGGTATAGCAGGTCAAGGTGGTATTTCTGCATCACCTTTCTTTAACTCCAGAAATGCTGATATTGATGACTCAGATGGTAATAGTCTTGATAAATTAGGTATTGCAGCATTTGATGGTCGAGCCATTAACCCTCCTAAGAACTTAGGTATGGGTGGCGTTGAATTAGCCGGTAGGGAAATTACTCTTCGATTGAACAGGATTTCAAACCTTGCTTCACGTTTAGCTCAACGTGCTGATCGTCGTGTTCGTTTGCCATTGGTTGCTAAAGGCATCGATTTTGGTGACATCGTAGCGAAGCCAAATGGCGATCTAGATACGTCTGATGTTGAAGGTGTTGATGGTGATTTGGTAGTTCGTCCATTTGGTCGTAAAGGTGAATTCGATACCATTCGTGGTTTTGATACTGGTGCGATGGCATTTCATATTGGTATGCAGTCAGTTGATGAATTCGGTCCTGGTGACCCTGATGGTGATGGAGTAGAAGATGAGTTAACTACAGGAGAAATGTCAGCATTACATATCTTCTTAACCACTAATGAGCGTCCATTCCAACAGGAGTTGACGACTAATAAGCAAAGACGTGGTAAGAGAATCTTCAACCGTATCGGTTGCACTGGTTGTCACAAGCCTACTACCAATACTCGTAGCTCTGTGCTTGAGTATCGTATTTCGGGTGGTGGCGTCATAGATCCAGATACAGAACAAGATCCTTACTTCTCAGTTGATCTTAGTAGTGACGTCGTTGAAGGTGCACAGTTTGAAACCAACCGTCGTGGTGGAATCAAAGTGCCAATCTTCTCTGACTACAAACGTCATAACATGGGATCTCGCCTAGCGGAATCTTTCCATGCACTAGAGAATCCTGATTGTGATAACGAAGTTGCAGGTACTGAAATTACTAACTGTTCTTTCCTTACAATGAAACTTTGGGGTTTAGCAGATACTGCTCCATATCTACATGATGGACGTGCTCTGACTGTATTTGAAGCCATTGCATTTCATGGTGGAGAAGCACAACGTGTACGTGATCGATTCTTAGGGCTAAGTAAAGGTGGTCAAAACGCACTACTTTCATACTTAGGAACTTTGAAGAATCCAGTGAATCCTAACGCAGACGTGTTAAACCAAGTTCAACTTGGACCTAACTAGTCGGTAAGAATTCACAAAGGATTTGTGATTACAAAAAGCCGGGGCATATAATTGCCTCGGCTTTTTTAATGCCTAAAGTTTGATCTAGTGCCATTAATATTTCTGAATTAAATTATCGAGTTAGATAAGATACTTAAATGAAATACATTAAAATTATATTCATTATAATTATTTTAGCCATGCTTATGATAACTGGCTTAGTGGTTGGTAAGACCCGAAGCGAAGGTGCTGAGTTGGTCCGTGAGGCGGATAAATTTAATATTCCTGTCGTAAAGCAGATTATGTCAGTACTACCAAAATGGAATTATGAAAGTTTATTGCCTTATATGAATAAGAGCTTTAATAAAACATTTTCAAAAGAAGAATTTCAAAAAGAATTAGATAATTTAAGCATCTTGGGAGATGTAAAAGCAATTAAGCATATCAGACATTCAGGACACAAACGTTACAAGCATTGGTTGTTCCACAGCTGTGCCGTGAATAAATATTCAGTTTCGACATTATTTGAAAAAGGGAAAGGCACTGTGGTTATGGATCTGAATCAGTGTTATAAAAAAGTAAAAGTGACATTTTTTCAAGTTCATTCAAAAGTACTTCCAGTAAAATCACCATACGAACCTTAAAAATAAATGCCTAGTACTATGTATAAGATATTTTTACTCATACTTTTTAGTTTCGCAATATGTGCCTGTATGAATGAACCTAAAAATAATATTCATGAATGGCAGATAGGTACTAATACTAGTGTTTCAAAAGTAATTTTTGAACAGAGTGAGGCAGCAAGCGTAAAGATTTGTTCAGATGAATACAAAGATATTGGTTTTTCCACGAATATAAATATCGACTATGACGAAAATACATATTTCAGACTTTTAGAAGGTGTTTG
It contains:
- a CDS encoding PAS domain S-box protein produces the protein MDSMSQSSWSAANEISNYVEMMQKNIAMFADIETKMLEDAQLSKSSESIAIGLLNQQINSNYPDAINFLIWNRDGKLVIDAKGTQINKPEVYVLPSISGVDAEYAVRMHRNSDQDHFNIIVPWKYENNFMGIFGVSFPSELVQPLLYKHQNINYQLVLWRQDSPGFVELAAPNSDLDLVNDVYLEPEDMQRVGAVASIGGTQWDVVSLHNHTLFSDELRKIVVSSLLKFLAILIVVIIAAKLYQRETRRRYEANEKIRKTQERLQLALESTQDGVWEIDLGRDENFFDERWCELVGYASEELQNGKQPRNRMIHEDDIASAKQSFDLHLSGDADFYEHEHRIKHKSGNWIWVHDRGRILDRDENGTPLRVIGTTADITERKHAELALKKNDEALHFFYSIVSVEGSSLHTQIQCLLAGGCKHLGMKCGIFSYIEGERYTVMQVHTESPTYQVQGGDKFELGLTYCQLTIESRDALGFAHAKTTEVAHHPAYAALKLEAYIGAAVYLDNNPYGTLNFTSLQPRANEFNDTEKKFVQMMSEWISNKLQSQFAEQRQKEADQTLALHLENSPTAIVEWDENGVIERWSHQAEQILGWSDEEVVGKMPSNWSVKHPSHPEMLIELQTYMQNRNATSNQFGLTIQDASGKLKHTEWAATQSSDLFNVKVSYMALVHDVTERVEMQQNLLRSQTRLQDLYENAPDMYFSVDANGTIQSVNQFCADYLGYTKDELLNKPIWNLMHENDIRRANRHFNVVFEDQINEFEMEIRMLTREGVLINTHHRLRVIEAQKGVPRELRILCRDVTQRSTSQRERLDHIKVQRDEVSREMRHRIKNNLQAIVGLLKVNLDAYPELRNVLVTSINQVDTISIVNNLMIDSAHRLVNVVELIKQITQASSKLFSQEVSFEVLCDDSDHLEFWEEETVAVSLIISELITNAMKHRSSYAVDSDGVRIIIDNEESKLIIQVANKINYAAGEFFSFEESLNSGGVGMGMIQSLMPPEGAELEYEQEGDYVKATLTLHPPVILNMYASEMNVLEAVS
- the gspD gene encoding type II secretion system protein GspD; amino-acid sequence: MDTQKQSSLIKLAHASFVALVFIISGCTTTANSPKVSDVNVDNAVKTSAKQNVDVETARTEANTPSKPEKRAAEIYPGTGTFTARPSADISSSSTEGDITLMFQDAPIEEVAMTILGDLLGRAYVVDERVKGSVSLKTGRPLARDSLIPVMENILKANNAVLAENDGVFQILPASEGLSSVVTPSYELDRQKGYQVIVVPLRYISATEMTNVLRSLQGENAMIQSDESRNILLVSGTQAELKNMLDTVEIFDVDQFKGMSTAIFRLSSSSASKVIQELNSIFGLNGEEGQAGVLRFVEIERLNAILAITPQRKYLNTVSQWVDRLDRVDNSIARTLHVYFVQNLRAGYLAQILSELFDADISTQEDGNQASLAPGLAGSTSSSSGIGNSDYISGEADGISAGVPTGAGASLPGSLSPNADRFASTDQASNGASNSGNNSVIKIIADEENNALVVKATKEEYQDIADAIKRLDISPLQVLLEATIVEVELTGDLQYGTQWLFRNNDIDSNTGIGRLGLGVGGADATLAGIASEGFSYSLVDSGGLVRGVLSALARDNKMQILSSPSLMVLDNHTASINVGDQVPVRTSESTNTGTSDLVTSTIQFVETGVTLQVAPRVSQSGNVVMDIYQSIRTANETETSGIDSPTIGQREVSTSVSVPSGDTIVLGGLIQDTNGQGNVGVPGLRNLPILGSLFGTTTNASSRTELLVLITPTAIRDAAEAREATNELRKKLDGLDIPELNNPEAKIKAIERGGVRW
- a CDS encoding response regulator, with amino-acid sequence MAKAQILLADDDRVIRVTLAKSLRQYDFDVLGASSGNEAVEMGCEMKPDLVIMDFQMPDITGVEAALLLREKADVSCIFLSAYSDEEFVAKAAEAGALGYLVKPIDVQQVLPSIESALQRAAEIRELKQTESQLSTALQQGRETSIAIGILMARYNISSEQAFEMLRSESRNQRKKVGLIAAELVKSVDNVNRFTGDMFDRTNTKPN